The genomic region GCACGCAGACCTCGCCCAGCACGTCGGCCGCGGTGCGGGTCGAGGCGGTGAGGTTGGTGACGTAGACGTCGAAGTCGAAGCCGGGGCACATCTCCTGCAGCTCGGCCAGGGTGCGCAGGTTGTAGGTCTTCTGCACGTCGCGGGTCGCCGCGCGCTCCCAGTGCCCGGCGGCCAGGCGGGTGTCGATGGCCAGGATGGTGCGGGCCGCGCCCTCGGGGTCGGCGTGGTCGGCCAGGCCCAGCAGGCGGGTCAGGTAGGCGACGTACTTCTCGCGGGTCTCGGCGTGCTTGTCGTCGCGGTAGTAGGACTCGTCGGGCAGCCCGAGCCCGCCCTGGACCAGGTGGAAGAGGTAGCGGTCGGACTGCTTGTCGTCGGTGTCGACGTAGGAGCCGAAGAGGCCGTGGCCGCCGATCCGCTCGAACTCGCCGAGGAAGGCCGCCAGGTCGCGCTTGTCGCGCAGGCGCGCGGCCGCGTCGAGCAGCGGCCGCACCGGCTCGATGCCCTTGGCGGCGATCGCCTCGGTGTCCATGAAGGAGGCGAAGAGGTCGCCGATCTTGCGGGCGTCCTCGTCGGGCGCCTCCTGGTCGGGGGCGGTGGCCAGGGCGGCGAGGTCGGTGATGATGTCGCGCACCTGCGCCTCGGCCGCGTCGGCCAGCTGCACGAACGGGCCCCAGCTCGAGCGGTCGGAGGGGATCTCGGTCTCCTCCAGCCAGCGCCCGTTGACGTGGCCGAAGAGGTCGTCCTGGGGGCGGGTGTCGGGGTCCATGCCCGGGCGGGCGTCGTCGAGGATGCTCACCCCACGACCCTAGCCGCCGCGCCCTCCCCTGCCCGGGTGGCCGGGTGCGCCGCCGTGGGGCGGGCTCAGCCGGCGGCCTGGTCGATGGCGGCGCGCACCGACATCACCACGCTCTCGGGGTCGACCCGGTCGCGCGCGGCGAGCTCGGCGACCAGGCGTCGTACGACGAGCATGACGCCGCCCATCAGCGGGGAGATGTCGAGCTCGAGCTCGTCGCCGTCCTCGTCCATCTTCAGCTCGACCGCGCCGATCTCGAGCAGGTGGCCGAAGGCCAGCTCGACGGGGTTGGGCCCGCCGGGCAGCACGTCGGGGTCGGCCTCGGCGGCGACCACGCCGTCGAGGATGACGTGGCCGGCGCGGCGCAGCCGCTCCTCGGGGTCCAGCGTGTGCTCGTCCACGGGCCCATCATCGCCGGTGCGTCCCTGTCGCCGGGCAGCGAGGGCCGATAGGTTCGCCGCCATGACATCCCCTGCAGCCCAGCACCTGCGCGTCGTCGCCACCATCCCCACCGCCCCCGAGCACGCCGAGGCGGTGCGCGCGGGCCTGCGCGACCTGGTCGCCGCGACCCAGCAGGAGGAGGGCTGCGTGGCCTACGACTGCTTCGAGTCGAACGCCGCCCCCGGCACCTTCGTGATGGTCGAGGAGTGGGCCAGCCAGGAGGCCATGGACGCCCACATGAGGACGCCGCACATGGCCGAGGTCTTCAAGGTCCTCGGCCCGGCGCTGGCCGGCGACGTGGCCATCCACCCGCTGCGCCCCCTGGGCTGACCGGGCAGACCGGGCTGAGCGGCGGGCGGGGCCACGCTCAGCGGATCCGCACCACGCCCTTGCCGAGCGTGCGGCGCTGGTCGAGGTCGAGCAGCGCCTTGCCGAAGTCCTCGATGCCGTACGTCGCACCCACGGGCGGGCGGATCGTGCCGGCCTCCATCATCGGCACCAGCTCGGCCCACTGCTGCTCCATGAAGCCGGGACGCATCATGGCGTAGGCGCCCCAGCCGACGCCGCGCACGTCGATGTTGTTGAGCAGCAGCCGGTTGACCTTGACCTCGGGGATGCCCTGGCCGGCGGCGAAGCCGACCACCAGCAGGCGGCCCTGCGGGGCGAGCGCGCGCAGCGAGTCGGTGAAGACGTCGCCGCCCACCACGTCCATGACGATGTCGACTCCGAGGCCGCCGGTGAGCTCCTTGGCGGCGTCCTTGAACCCGTCGATCAGCACGGCCTCGTCGGCACCGGCGTCGCGGGCGACCTGGCACTTGGCCTCGGTGGAGCAGACCGCGATGGTGCGCGCGCCGTACCCCTTGGCGACCTGGATGGTGGCGGTGCCGACGCCGCCGGCGGCGCCGTGCACGAGCACGGTCTCGCCCTTCTTCAGCCCGCCGCGCTCGGCGAGCGCGAACTGGGCGGTCAGGTAGTTCATCGGCAGCGCCGCGCCCTCGTCGAGGCTCAGCGAGTCGGGCAGAGCGAAGGTGGACACGGCCGGGTTGACGACCAGCTCGGCCGCGGCGCCGTAGGGCGCGACCCCGGCGACGCGGGTGCCGGGCGCGAGGTCGGCGCGGTCCTCGGGACCCTGCACCACGACGCCGGCGAAGTCGACGCCGAGCGTGAAGGGCGGCTCGGGCCGCATCTGGTACTCGCCGCGGCTGAGCAGCAGGTCCGGGAAGGACGTGCCGACGGCGTGCACCTCCACCAGCACGTCGTCGGCGCCGGGGGTCGGCTCGGCGACGTCGTTGACCTGGAGGTGCTCGGGACCGGTGGTGTCGATGACCTGGACTGCTCGCATGTGGCCACCGTAGCCATCCGGACGGGCCGCGGGTCCGAAGGTCCGTTGTGCGACCCGCCCAACGTCTCCAGGCGATGCTGATCCATGCCGGCGCCCGCTTCGCGGTGCGCTACGGCGAGGAGCTGCGCCTCGCCGGCTCCGACCTGCCCCGGCCCCGCCGGCTGCGGGTGCCCACCCGGCACGGTCCGGTGCCGGTGCGCGAGTACGCCCCGCCCGCCCTGCGCGGTCGCGACGACGCGCCGGCCCACGTGCACCTGCACGGCGGCGCCTGGTTGATGCGGCACCCGGGCATGGACGACTGGTGGTGCCGCTACCTGGCCGCCACCGCGGGCGTGCGGGTGCTCAACGTCGACTTCACCGCCGCGCCGTACGCCGTCTACCCGCGCGCCCAGGAGCAGTCCCACGACGTCGCGGCACGGGCCGCCGCCTCGGCGCCGGTGTCGGTGGGCGGCTTCTCCTCCGGGGGCGGGATGGCCGCCGCGGTGTGCCTGATGGCGCGCGACGCGGCCTCGTTCGACCCGCGGCTGCAGGTGCTCGGCGTCCCGGCGCTCGACCTGGCCACGGAGGTGCCCCGGGGCGGCCCGGGCACGATCTCCCCGTCGCTGCGGGCGCTGGTGCGTGCGGCGTACTTCCCCGACCCGGCGACGCGCGCCGAGGCCTACGCCTCACCGCTGCTGGCGCCCTCGCTGGCCGGGCTGCCCCGGGCGCTGGTGCTGACCGCCGAGCGCGACACGCTGGGCCGCGACGGCGACGACTACGCGGTGCGGCTGCGCGAGGCCGGGGTCGAGGTGTGGCACGACGTCACGCCGGGCGTCGACCACTACTTCTTGACCGAGGACCCGGTCCGTGCCCGCGCCACGATGGCGAGGATCGCGACCGAGGTCGCCGCCGCGCTGGCCTGACGGCTCGGCTGCCGGCTCAGGGCCCGGTCGGCTCGGTCGGCTCCGTCGGCTCGGTCGGCTCGGTCGGCTCGGTCGGCTCGGTCGGCTCCGTCGGCTCGGCGGACTCCTCGCACTTCGCCAGCCGCTGCTCGGCCTTGGCGAGGCGCTGGACCTGCGCCTTCTTCGCCTTCTTCGCCTTGGTGCGGTCCTGCTTGGCGTCGTCGAGGTCCTCCTCGACCTCGGCCTGCTCCTCCTCGGTCTCCGCCTGGGCCGCGGCCTTCTTGGTCTTGCGCACCTCGCGCTTGGCCTTGGTGAAGACGTCCTGCAGGCGCTCGAGCTTGGCGGCGGCGCGGTCGACCTGGGCCTGCTGCTTGGCGCAGTCGCCCTCGACGGGGGGTGCGGCCTGGGCGCCCGGGACGGGGCCGACGGAGAGCACCGCGGCCACGGCGAGGCCGGCGAGCGGGGTGGTGAGGCGGGAGAAGGGCACAGGGGACTCCTGGGGCAGGGGACCGGCGGGGGACGGTCGGGCGGCACCATCGTGCACGAGCCGGACCGGGCGCCGGGGCGGATCGCGCCGAACTTTGCCGAGGCTCAGCGCACGTCGACGATGCGCACGGCCTCGAAGTGCATCGGGTCGGTGAAGCGCCAGTCGCCGCCCCAGCCGAAGCCCCACTTCTTGAAGATGGCCACCACGGTGCGGTCCATCTCGCCGACGGTGCCGCGCTGGTTGCCGGGGGTGTTGAGGTCGAGGGCGAGGCCGAAGGAGTGGTTGGACAGCGTCGTGGAGCCGGCGATGAAGCGCGGGTAGTAGCAGCCGGCGTACTCGCCGGGGTTGATCTCGTCGGCCAGGCCCGTCTCGACGACCTCGCGCAGCGCCGCGGTGAGCTGCGGGATGATCGCCTTGTTGCAGCGCACCGAGCCGAGGATCGGGACCTGGGCGGTGATGATGTTGGCGCGCTCCCAGGCCGGCTCGGGCGCGATCCGGCCCCCGCCGAGCACGGTGTAGTTGAAGACCCCGACCGCCGAGGAGACCGAGCCGACCACGAAGGCGGTCTGCTTGGCGTTGATGTCGAGGCCGAAGCGGGCCACCGAGTCGAGGCGCTGCACCGAGGTCTGCTGCGGCAGCAGGCGCGTCAGCGGCTTGACCACCTTGTCGGGGGCGGTGATGCCGGTCGAGACCAGCAGCGCGTTGCCGGGCTCGGCGCCGAGCTCGGCGCCCCACTTGACGTTGACGACGGCGTCGACGGCGTTCTCGATCTGCGGCGCCAGGGCCCCTAGGTGCACCTCGGGGCTGCCGGTGTCGAGGGTGACGAAGCCCTGCTCGTCGATGGGCAGCTTCTTCTGCAGCTCGGGGCTGATGGCCAGCTCGCCGCCGGCGACGCGGTCCCAGACCTCGCGGCTGCGGGGCACCTGGCCGGGGGTGAAGCGACGGAAGGTGGCGGGGTCGACGGCGGCCAGGTTGAGCACCCGGTTCTCGATGCCGACCTGCAACATCGAGAACTGCTCGACGTCCTGGACGCCGGGCAGCGCCCGGATCTCCTCGAGCGTCTCGTCGGTGATGCCGCTCTCGGTCTGCACCAGGATGTCGGCGGTGCGCGGCAGGTCCTTGAGGCGCCCGGGCGCCTCGACCGCGAACGCCGGGTCGAGACCGACCGTGGGCTGCTCGCCGCCGGCCGAGCCGTCGCCGTCCTCGGAGTCCTTGCCCGACCCGGTGCCGCGTGCGGGCCCGGACGCCGCGTCGGCGGGCGAGGGGGTGCCAGCGACGGCGGGGGCCTCGGCGCCCTGCGTGGCCTCGTCGGCGTCCGGGCTGCCGCAGCCGGGCAGCAGGAGGACCAGCGCGATAGCTGCGCCCATCGGCGCGCGCCGGGACAGGGACCGGCCTCGCAGCCCCGCTCGCCTCATGGCGCGCTCCTCCCCGGGCTCACCCCACGCGGGCCCGGCCACCAGCGTAGGCGGTGCGCGGGAGCGCCACCCACGACATGGCGCCGCCGAGCACCAGCAGCCCGGCGCAGCTGAGGACCACCAGGGTCCAGGCGGGGTCCAGCGCCGCGGGGTCGGCGTACTCCTCGCCGCTGAGGCCGACCAGGCTCGGCACCGCCGCGACCGCCAGCAGGCCACCCGCCCGCGAGACCGCGTTGTTGACGCCGCTGGCGATGCCGGCGTGCTCGTCGGGGGCCGCGGCCAGCACCGTCGCGGTCAGGGTGGCCACCAGCAGCGCGAGGCCCAGCGCGAAGACGACCACGCCCGGCAGCACCGCGACGACGTACGCCGCCTCGCCGGCGCCGAGCAGCAGCAGCACGCCGGTCGCCATCACCAGCGGGCCGAGCGTCAGCGGGATCCGCGGCCCGATGCGCGCGCCGAGCGCCCCACCGCGACCGGCGAGCAGCAGCATCACCAGCGGCAGCGGCAGCGTGGCCAGCCCGGCCGCGAGCGGACCGTCGCCGCCGACCACCTGCAGCTGCAGCGGCAGCATGAAGAGCAGCACCGACAGGGCGCCGTAGACCAGCAGGGTCATCGCGTTGGTGGCCGAGAAGGTGCGGTCGGCGAAGATCCCCAGCGCCAGCATCGGCTCGGCGACCCGCGACTCGACGACGACGAACGCCAGCCCCGCGAGGAGACCGACCACGACGGCCGGCCACGCGGCGGGGTCGCCCCACTGCACCAGCGCGTAGGTGACCCCGCCCAGCGCGAGCGCGCCGAGCACGGCCCCGGGCAGGTCGAGGTGCTGGGCGGCTCCGGGGTCGCGGGTCTCGGGCACGCCGCGGGCCAACCACAGCGTCAGCACCGCGACCGGCAGGTTGATCCAGAAGATCAGCCGCCAGTCGGCGTGCTCGACCAGCACGCCGCCCACCAGCGGTCCGGCGGCGGCCGCGATCGCCCCCAGGCCGGTCCAGGTGCCGATCGCGCGCGCCCGGTCGTCGGGGTGGAAGGCGCCCTGGATCATCGCCAGCGAGCCGGGCACCATCAGCGCGGCGGCGACCCCCTGCAGCGCCCGGGCGGCCACCAGCACCTCGGCGCTGGGCGCCAGCCCGCACAGCGCCGACGCGACGCCGAAGGCGAGCGTGCCGGTCACGAAGACCCGGCGCCGGCCCAGCCGGTCGCCCAGCGAGCCGCCGAGCAGGATCAACGAGGCCAGGGCCAGCAGGTAGGCGTTGGTGATCCACTGCAGGTCGTTGATCGAGGCGTCGAGGTCGGCGCCGATGGTGCGCAGCGCGACGTTGACCACCGTGCCGTCGAAGAGCGACATGGCCGAGCCCAGGGTCGCGGCCCCCACGACGGCTCGACCGGTGGCCGAGCCGGTGCGCACCAGCCCGGGGCCGTCGGGTGATGCGGACGTGGACACCCGGCCAGCCTAGGATCCCAGGGTGTCCCAGCCCCGCCCGTCGGCCCAGCGCCTGGTCGACCACGTCGACCGGCTCGGTGCCGAGCACCCGCCCATCGCCCTCGACTCCGTCGACTTCACCGTCATCGACCCGGTCACCCTCGAGGCCCGCTTCGGCCACGTGCTCGACTACATGGCCCGCGTCGAGCTCGAGGTCGACCGCAACGTGCTCGAGCTGATGACGATGCTGCCCGACCCGCCCGAGGTCGACGTGCACTTCTACCGCGACGTGTGGCAGCCCCAGGAGATCCAGCACGGGCGCATCCTCGACGAGCTGCAGGTGCGGCTGGGCCGCGACAACGCCAACGCCGACCTCGACTCGATCGGCACCAAGCTCAAGGTGCTCGGGGCGCTGGGCCACCTCGGCGCCTTCCAGGACGTCTCGCGGATGCTCTACTACGTCACCGGCATGGCCACCGAGCGCTCGGCGGTGCTGGCCTACAACCTGCTGCACGACGGCGTGGCCGAGATGGGCGAGACGGCGGTGGCCCAGACGATCATCGCCCCGATCCGGCGCCAGGAGCCGGGCCACTACGCCTTCTACCAGCTCTCCGCGCGGCTGCTGTGGAGCGAGCTGGCGGCCTGGCAGAAGTGGCTGGTGCGCCACCTGCGCCGCCTCTCCTTCTCCCCCGTCGGCGCCAACGACGACGAGCAGAAGGCCGACTTCGGCGACCTGATGGCCACCCTCGGCATCGACGATGACTCCGACTTCACCGCCCAGATCGCCCGTGTCGAGATGGAGCTGCTGTGGGCGCGCGACAAGGGCCTGCCGGTGCCGGAGTACGTCACCCGCGCCTTCCGCGAGGCCCGCGAGCTCTCCGTGGCCCGCGCTGCTGGAGATTCATCGGCCGGCCGATGAACCTGGCGGGTGGACGACGAAACTTCATCGTCCACCCAGGAGATCCGTCGGCCGGCCGATGAAACTCCCGCGTGTGGGGGCGCGGGCGGCGCCGGGCTAGGCGCCCAGCACCCGAGCGGCGATCCAGGCGATCTGGTCGGCAGTGGCCTCGGCCGGGCCGGAGGGCTGCATCACGTGGCTGAGCACGATCCGCACCACCATGTCGATGGCTGCGTCGAGCTCGGCGGCGCGCAGGTCGACGTCGTACGGCGCGATCCGCGCCGCGATGACGTCCTTGGCGGCGGCCAGCAGCGAGCCCGCGTGGGTGGTCAGCAGCGGCAGCAGCTCGGTGTCGGCGCCGTGGGTGGCCGAGACGACCGCGTGCAGGAGGGGGTTGCTGGGGGCGACCTCGAGGACCGAGCGGGCCGAGGCCCGGATCGCCTCGACCAGGTCGTCGGGGTGCTCGTCGAAGGCGACGGTCACCGTGGCCAGGAAGCGCTCGAGCTCGCGCAGGATCATCGCCTCGGCCAGCCCGGCCTTGGTGCCGACCTCGTTGTAGACGGTCTGGCGCGAGACGCCCACGTCGTCGGCCAGGCGCGCCATCGTCACCTTGGCCCAGCCGACCTCGGTGGTCAGCCGCACGGCCGAGTCCACGACGCGGTCGCGCATGCTGGGCGGGGCGGCGGTGCTCACGTCGTCGAGTGTAGGAAGCACCACCACCCCCGCCGGCATCGCCACAGCCATCCCTGCTGGCGTCGCGACACTCATCCCTGGGCCACGTCCACCCGGGACGGCCAGGATCATCCCTGGAGCGTCAGCGCCAGCACCGGGCAGGCCTGCACCGCGGCGTGCACGTGGGCGCGCTGCGACTCCTCGGGCTCCTCCACCAGCACGTGCATCACCTCGTCGTCGTCGATCTCGAAGACGTCGCTGGCCATCGCCTCGCACATGCCCAGTCCCTCGCAGCGGTCGCGGTCCACCTCGATGCGCATCAGCGGGCCTCGGCGTTGCTCAGGGCGACGAAGTCGACCTTCTCGCGCACCCCGCAGTCGGGGCAGCACCAGTCGTCGGGGATGTCGGCCCACGCGGTGCCGGCGGCGAAGCCCTCGAGCTCGTTGCCGACGGCGACCTCGTAGGTGTGCCCGCAGCCCGGGCAGCGCGCGGCCAGCACCTCGTCGTCCTGCGGCTCCTGCGCCACCGGGGCCGGTACGTCGGCCGACCGGCCCGCCGCAGTCGGCTCGGGCGCAGGCTCGGCCGGGGTGGGCTCGACGGTCGGCTCGACGGTGGGAGCCCCGGCCACGGGCGGGACGGGGTGCGCGGCCAGGATCCGCTCGCGCTTGCGCGGGTCGAGGTTGGCGCGGGTCAGGTCGCCGTCGAAGTGGGCCAGCACCCGGGGGTCCATCACCCGGCGCCACAGCGGCGGCACGAGCGCCAGCACGATCATGCCGGCGTAGCCGGTGGGCAGCACCGGGCTCTCCTCGAAGTCGCGCAGGGTCTGGTAGCGGCGCGTGGGGTTGGCGTGGTGGTCGCTGTGGCGCTGCAGGTGGTAGAGCAGCACGTTGGTGGCGATGTTGTTGGAGTTCCACGAGTGCGAGGGGTCGACGCGCTCGTAGCGCTGGCGGGTGCCCGAGCCGACCTTCTGGCGGCGCATCCCGTAGTGCTCCATGTAGTTGACGACCTCGAGCAGGGAGAAGCCGACGACGGCCTGGAGCACCAGGAAGGGCAGCACGACCGGGCCCAGCCACACCGTGAGCGCGCCCCACAGCACCGCCGACATCAGCCAGGCGTTGAGCACGTCGTTGCCGAGGTGGAAGGGGTGGGTGTCCTTGCGGGCGTAGCGCTTCTTCTCCAGGTGCCAGGCGCTGCGCAGCGAGCCCAGCACGGTGCGCGGCCAGAACCGGTAGAAGCTCTCGCCGAAGCGGCTGGAGGCGGGGTCCTCGGGGGTGGCCACGCGCACGTGGTGGCCCCGGTTGTGCTCGATGTAGAAGTGGCCGTAGAAGCTCTGGGCCAGGGCGATCTTCGAGAGCCAGCGCTCGTTGGCCTCGCGCTTGTGGCCCAGCTCGTGGGCGGTGTTGATGCCGATCCCGCCGATCACGCCGATCGAGAGGGCCAGCCCGATCTTGTCGACGGTGCTCAGCTCGCCGAGGCCGAAGGGCGCCCCGTTGGCGATGACGTAGAGCGCGCCGACGAACCCGGCGTACTGGATCGGCAGGAAGGCGTAGGTGATCCAGCGGTAGTACTTGTCGCTCTCGAGCGCCTCGATGGCGTCGTCGGGCGGGTTGGCGCGGTCGAGGCCGGCGACCAGGTCGATGGCGGGCACCACCCCGAGCACCACGATCGGGCCGACCCAGAACCACACGCCCCAGCCGGTGAGGGCCCAGCCGCCGCCGGCGACGAAGGCCAGCGAGGGCACGACGAGCCCGATCAGCCACAGGTAGCGCTTGTGGTCGCTCCAGGCCTCGGTCGAGCCCTCGGGCACGGTCGAGCGCGGGACCTGCGGGGACGAGGGGGACGGTGCGGTGCTGCTGGCCACGGGGAGCCTCCTGGCGGTGACGGGGGTCACGACATCTGCTTGACAACACCGTAGGGAATGTCAAGCAGATTGACAAGAGGGGTCTAGTTGTAAACATCGGGCCTCGAGCTCGCCGTCGGCCTCACCTGCGGCGGGCCCCCGCCTCCCGCGCCAGTGCCGCCAGCTGCTCGGCCAGCGCCGGCGCGCCCAGGCACCGGATCCGCAGCACGTGCGCCGGGGTCCGCACGCCGACCGCCCGCGAGACGCGGCCGCCGCCCACCTCCACCCCGCTCACCTCGCGCAGGTCGACAGTGAGCATCGAGGCGCCCCGCGCGGCCCGGGTGGGCATGAAGGTCAGGTGCAGCGTCGTGGTCGTCAGGCGCCCGGCCACCCACGTCGAGCCCCAGGCCCCCTGGAAGCGCAGGAGCGCGGCGTCCGATGCCGTCGCCCCCGTGGCTGCCACGGTCTCGACGAGCACGTGCACGCTCTTCGACGACAGCACTCCGTAGGACATGACTCATGGTGCGCCCGTCCCCGCCGGGCCGCACGGGTCGGAGGTCCCTGGTCCACACCGGTCCAGACCGCGGGGGGCGCCACACAGGTGAACCGGCCCGGGCGCGGCAGCGGGCACAATGGGAGTCGCCGCCGTGCCACCGACCACGAGGAGGCGGACGTGAGCGCTCCCCGGCGCCCCGACAGCCCAGCCGACCCCCAGGGCGGCCCCCAGGGCGGCCCCCAGGGCGACTCCGAGGCAGACACCCAGCCGGCGTTGCCCGCGGGGATGCTCGAGGCGCTCTACTCGCGCCCCAGCCGGGCCCGCACCGCGCTGGTCGTGGTGCCGCTCCTGGCCGGGCTCGCGGTGGCGGCGTACGTCGGCAGCACGCTGGTGTGGCCCGGCGACGACGAGCCGGCGGCCAGCAGCACCACCGGCACCGACGCCACGGGCGTGACCTGCTGGAACGGCGACGTCAAGACCGACGAGCGCTCCTGCGTGCTGCCCACCGGCCGTGCCGGGCTCGAGCACGTCTTCCCCTCCTTCGACCCCGAGCAGCAGACCTGCCGCGACGAGCTGGTCGAGAACCCGCAGTTCAAGCGGCCGGCGATGTGGACCTGCGACGTCGAGCTGGCGGGGCCGGTCTCGATCACCTACAGCCAGGTCAGCGGGGCCAAGGCGGCTCGCCGCTACTTCGGCGACCTGCACGGCGTCGAGCCCGTCAAGGACCGCTCCTCCAGCGGGGTGCGGCGCGACCGGTGGCGCACCTCCGAGGTCGACGGCGCCAAGAACCCGCGGCTGTGGTCGGGCAGCGTGCTGGTGCGCGGGGCGCCGTACGCCGTCACCGTCACCGCCCAGCGCCGCGCCGACGTGGGCCGGGCGCTGGACCGACGGGTGCAGATGCGCCCCCTCGAGGAGCTGCGCGTCGCCGCGCCCGACTCCTCCGCCCAGGGCTGAGCAGCGCGGGCCGAGGGGCCGCGCCGAGGAGCCCGCTCAGCCCTTGATCGCCGAGGCCACCGCGCCCGGGACGTCGGGGTGGAAGACGGTGGGGATGATGAAGCTGGGGTTGAGCTCCTCGTCGTGCACGACGTGGGCGATGGCCTCGGCGGCCCGGAGCATCATCTCGATCGTCACGTTGGAGGCCCGGGCGTCGAGCAGGCCGCGGAAGACGCCGGGGAAGGCCAGCACGTTGTTGATCTGGTTGGGGTAGTCCGAGCGGCCCGAGGCCACCACCGCGGCGTACTTCGAGGCCTCGGCGGGGTCGACCTCGGGGTCGGGGTTGGCCAGCGCGAAGACGACCGCGTCGTCGGCCATGTCGGGGATCCACTCGGCCTGCAGCACGCCGGGCGCGGAGACGCCGATGAAGACGTCGGCCCCGTGCAGCACCGTGTGCAGGTCGCCGCGGCGGCGCTCGTGGTTGGTGCGCGAGGCCAGCTCGGCCATCGCAGGCGAGAGCGTGTCGTCGTCGCTCGACAGCGCGCCGTCCTTGTCGCAGACCACCACGTCGCCCACGCCCGCGGCGAGCATCAGCGTGACGATCGCGGTGCCGGCGGCGCCTGCGCCGGCGACCACCACGCGCACCTGGTCGAGCTGCTTGCCGACCACGCGCAGCGCGTTGGTCAGCGCGGCGAGCACCACGATCGCGGTGCCGTGCTGGTCGTCGTGGAAGACGGGGATGTCGAGGCTCTCGCGCAGGCGACGCTCGATCTCGAAGCAGCGGGGGGCGGCGATGTCCTCGAGGTTGATGCCGCCGAAGCCGGGGGCGATGAGCTCGACGGCGCGCACGATCTCGTCGGTGTCCTGGGTGTCGAGGCAGATCGGCCAGGCGTCGATGTCGGCGAAGCGCTTGAAGAGCGCGGCCTTGCCCTCCATCACCGGCAGCGCCGCGCCGGGGCCGATGTTGCCCAGGCCGAGCACCGCGGAGCCGTCGGTCACGACCGCGACGGAGTTGCCCTTGATGGTCAGGCGCCGCACGTCCTCGGGGTTCTCGTAGAGCGCCATGCTGACCCGGCCGACGCCGGGGGTGTAGGCCATCGAGAGGTCGTCGCGGTTCTTCAGCGGCACCTTCGAGCCGACCTCGATCTTGCCGCCGATGTGCAGCAGGAAGACGCGGTCGCTGGTGCGGTAGACCTCGACGCCCGGCACGGCGGCCGCGACGTCCTGCAGCTCCTGGGCGTGGTCGGCGTCGCCGGCCGAGCAGGTGACGTCGACGACGAGGCGCTCGTGGCTCGACTCG from Nocardioides salarius harbors:
- a CDS encoding NAD-dependent malic enzyme; protein product: MRLHTAPDHGVVGAVATAISQAGGIVTAIDVAESSHERLVVDVTCSAGDADHAQELQDVAAAVPGVEVYRTSDRVFLLHIGGKIEVGSKVPLKNRDDLSMAYTPGVGRVSMALYENPEDVRRLTIKGNSVAVVTDGSAVLGLGNIGPGAALPVMEGKAALFKRFADIDAWPICLDTQDTDEIVRAVELIAPGFGGINLEDIAAPRCFEIERRLRESLDIPVFHDDQHGTAIVVLAALTNALRVVGKQLDQVRVVVAGAGAAGTAIVTLMLAAGVGDVVVCDKDGALSSDDDTLSPAMAELASRTNHERRRGDLHTVLHGADVFIGVSAPGVLQAEWIPDMADDAVVFALANPDPEVDPAEASKYAAVVASGRSDYPNQINNVLAFPGVFRGLLDARASNVTIEMMLRAAEAIAHVVHDEELNPSFIIPTVFHPDVPGAVASAIKG